The proteins below are encoded in one region of Paenarthrobacter ilicis:
- a CDS encoding YciI family protein, producing MTVFAVEYVYAADSGDLRDQTRASHRAWLADLAEQGTLLASGPYGDGAGALLIFTAADEAALTAVLKQDPFAEAGVIAGIRTTEWSPIIGVLAAHAS from the coding sequence ATGACTGTTTTCGCTGTTGAGTACGTTTACGCCGCCGATTCCGGCGACCTCCGCGATCAAACCCGAGCATCGCACCGCGCCTGGCTTGCCGACCTGGCCGAGCAAGGCACCCTTCTGGCCAGCGGCCCCTACGGCGACGGTGCGGGCGCCCTGCTGATCTTCACCGCTGCAGACGAAGCCGCACTCACCGCCGTCCTCAAGCAGGACCCGTTCGCTGAAGCCGGTGTCATTGCCGGAATACGCACCACGGAATGGTCGCCGATCATCGGCGTCCTGGCTGCCCACGCGTCCTGA
- the ispG gene encoding flavodoxin-dependent (E)-4-hydroxy-3-methylbut-2-enyl-diphosphate synthase has translation MTSVSLGMPAAPPPVLAPRRKTRQIKVGSVGVGSDSPISVQSMTTTPTTDINATLQQIAELTASGCDIVRVACPSADDAEALPIIARKSQIPVIADIHFQPKYVFAAIEAGCAAVRVNPGNIRKFDDQVKEIAAAAKDHGTSIRIGVNAGSLEPGIMKKYGKATPEALVESAVWEASLFEEHGFHDFKISVKHNDPVIMVAAYELLAEQGDWPLHLGVTEAGPAFQGTIKSATAFGALLSRGIGDTIRVSLSAPPVEEIKVGNQILQSLNLRPRKLEIVSCPSCGRAQVDVYTLAEQVTAGLEGMEIPLRVAVMGCVVNGPGEAREADLGVASGNGKGQIFVKGEVIKTVPESEIVETLIEEAMRIAEEMGEADGEDAVKGSPVVSVS, from the coding sequence GTGACCTCGGTCAGCCTGGGAATGCCAGCAGCCCCACCCCCCGTCCTTGCCCCGCGGCGCAAAACGCGGCAGATCAAGGTTGGATCGGTAGGAGTCGGTTCCGATTCCCCCATCAGCGTGCAGTCGATGACCACCACGCCCACCACGGACATCAACGCCACCCTTCAGCAGATCGCGGAGCTCACAGCGTCAGGTTGTGACATTGTCCGCGTGGCGTGCCCGTCGGCCGATGATGCCGAGGCGTTGCCCATCATCGCCCGTAAATCGCAGATCCCGGTGATCGCGGACATCCACTTCCAGCCCAAGTACGTCTTTGCTGCCATTGAGGCAGGCTGCGCGGCGGTTCGTGTGAACCCGGGCAACATCCGCAAATTCGATGACCAGGTCAAGGAAATCGCTGCAGCAGCAAAGGACCACGGCACGTCCATCCGCATCGGCGTCAATGCCGGTTCGCTGGAGCCGGGCATCATGAAGAAGTACGGCAAGGCCACTCCGGAGGCCTTGGTGGAGTCGGCGGTCTGGGAAGCTTCGCTCTTTGAGGAACATGGCTTCCACGACTTCAAGATTTCCGTCAAGCATAATGACCCCGTCATCATGGTGGCTGCCTACGAACTGCTTGCTGAACAGGGCGACTGGCCCCTGCACCTGGGTGTCACCGAGGCCGGCCCCGCTTTCCAAGGCACCATCAAGTCCGCAACGGCTTTCGGAGCGCTCCTGTCCCGCGGCATTGGCGACACTATCCGGGTTTCCCTTTCCGCCCCTCCGGTGGAAGAAATCAAGGTGGGCAACCAGATCCTGCAGTCCTTGAACCTGCGTCCGCGCAAGCTTGAGATCGTGTCCTGCCCGTCGTGTGGCCGTGCCCAGGTGGATGTGTACACGCTTGCGGAACAGGTCACGGCGGGTTTGGAGGGAATGGAGATTCCCCTTCGCGTCGCCGTCATGGGTTGTGTGGTCAACGGACCCGGCGAGGCCCGTGAAGCGGACCTTGGTGTGGCGTCAGGCAACGGCAAGGGCCAGATTTTTGTGAAGGGCGAGGTCATCAAGACCGTGCCTGAAAGCGAAATTGTTGAGACACTGATCGAAGAGGCCATGCGCATCGCCGAAGAGATGGGGGAGGCCGATGGCGAAGATGCTGTCAAGGGTAGCCCCGTGGTTAGCGTCTCGTAA
- a CDS encoding GNAT family N-acetyltransferase, translating into MLSRVAPWLASRNQDGLGVRVLGNADTLALRELARQDVVANVFILAHLESSGTAAPTSGGASVFGVFDGGTLVGACWAGANLVPVQLDPSLVDCVAFAAHQTGRRFASIFGPSETVLALHSRFEELGHAAHEVRSQQPLLTISGTPSIDANPSLSFGRMADFDRILPACAAMFEEEVGYSPFLGGQEFYSKRVAGLIRQGHSLVHIDASGTVVFKAELGAVTADVTQVQGVWMNPELRGRGHSAGYMAAVVNLSRTFAPVTSLYVNDYNAKARATYERVGFQQVGMFATVLF; encoded by the coding sequence ATGCTGTCAAGGGTAGCCCCGTGGTTAGCGTCTCGTAACCAGGACGGCTTGGGAGTCAGGGTGCTCGGCAATGCCGACACCCTGGCTCTTCGCGAGCTTGCACGCCAGGACGTTGTAGCCAACGTTTTCATCCTGGCGCACCTGGAAAGTTCCGGCACCGCCGCTCCCACCAGTGGCGGCGCCAGCGTGTTCGGCGTTTTCGACGGCGGCACGCTGGTGGGTGCCTGCTGGGCGGGCGCCAACCTTGTGCCGGTGCAGCTGGACCCCTCGCTGGTGGACTGCGTGGCCTTCGCAGCGCATCAGACCGGGCGCCGTTTTGCGTCCATCTTTGGTCCCTCGGAAACCGTGTTGGCCCTCCATTCCCGCTTTGAGGAACTGGGTCACGCGGCCCATGAGGTGCGGTCCCAACAGCCACTGCTCACAATCTCAGGAACCCCTTCGATAGACGCCAACCCCTCCCTGTCTTTCGGGCGGATGGCCGACTTTGACCGCATCCTTCCGGCCTGCGCCGCCATGTTCGAAGAGGAAGTGGGCTATTCCCCGTTCCTGGGCGGCCAGGAGTTCTACAGCAAACGCGTGGCGGGCCTCATCCGGCAGGGTCATTCGCTGGTGCACATCGATGCCTCAGGCACGGTGGTCTTCAAGGCCGAGCTTGGGGCGGTGACAGCCGACGTCACCCAGGTGCAGGGCGTGTGGATGAACCCGGAGCTCCGTGGACGTGGCCACAGCGCCGGTTACATGGCCGCCGTCGTCAACCTCTCCCGGACGTTCGCTCCGGTGACCAGCCTGTACGTCAATGACTACAACGCCAAGGCCCGCGCCACCTATGAACGTGTGGGCTTCCAGCAAGTGGGAATGTTCGCCACCGTCCTTTTCTAA
- a CDS encoding TetR family transcriptional regulator: MSLPSAKRGRRTAGDHSREAILDAARTLFAEHGFEGTSLRQVARDAGVDPAMVHHFFAGKDELFAASVALPANPAEVLSGVETTLPEHRAEAIVRAILRLWEGPAQHGLVAFARGTLGSTAKTALLREMVNRVILSRVVAGLPGTPEELRLRSNLVASQVIGLVLVRYVIKLEPLAGAAQDDVIRMVAPTIQRYLTGELDGPGATT; the protein is encoded by the coding sequence GTGAGCCTGCCGTCCGCCAAGCGAGGCAGGCGAACCGCCGGCGACCATTCACGCGAGGCCATACTGGACGCCGCCCGCACGCTCTTTGCCGAGCACGGGTTCGAAGGGACCAGCCTGCGGCAGGTGGCCCGGGACGCGGGAGTAGACCCGGCCATGGTGCACCACTTCTTCGCTGGCAAGGACGAGCTGTTCGCCGCCAGCGTCGCCTTACCGGCCAATCCCGCGGAGGTGCTGTCCGGCGTCGAAACCACCCTGCCGGAGCACCGTGCCGAAGCGATTGTCAGGGCCATCCTGCGGCTCTGGGAGGGACCTGCACAGCACGGCCTGGTGGCTTTTGCCAGGGGGACCCTCGGATCAACCGCCAAGACAGCCCTGCTGCGCGAAATGGTCAACCGGGTCATCTTGTCCAGGGTGGTTGCAGGCTTGCCGGGCACGCCCGAAGAACTGCGCCTCCGAAGCAACCTGGTGGCCAGCCAGGTCATCGGCCTGGTGCTGGTCCGCTACGTCATCAAACTTGAGCCGCTGGCCGGCGCAGCGCAGGATGACGTGATCAGGATGGTGGCCCCCACCATCCAGCGCTACCTCACGGGGGAACTGGACGGCCCGGGAGCCACCACCTGA
- a CDS encoding ABC transporter permease → MTWATSTRVLAQLRHDHRSVALILVVPALLLTAVYFLYDNETLPPGVPRTFDRVGLMMLAIFPFVVMFLVTSITMLRERTSGTLERLLTTPIHKADLLFGYALAFSIMAALQSLVATAVAYWVFNLDIQGSPGLVVMIAVINAVLGVALGLLCSAFARTEFQAVQFMPVVVVPQILLCGLFVARDDMNPVLDAISGVLPLTFSVDALKEIAGNATATEVLWQDTLIMGGIVLVVLVLGSLTLRRQTR, encoded by the coding sequence ATGACCTGGGCAACCAGCACCAGGGTCCTGGCGCAACTCCGGCACGACCACCGCAGCGTCGCCCTGATCCTGGTGGTTCCTGCCCTGCTGCTGACGGCTGTCTACTTCCTCTACGACAACGAGACACTTCCGCCGGGGGTCCCCCGCACCTTTGACCGGGTTGGTTTGATGATGCTGGCCATCTTTCCCTTCGTGGTGATGTTCCTGGTCACCTCCATCACCATGCTGCGCGAACGAACGTCCGGCACCCTGGAGCGGCTCCTGACCACCCCGATCCACAAGGCCGACCTCTTGTTTGGCTATGCGCTGGCCTTCTCGATCATGGCCGCACTCCAGTCCTTGGTGGCTACAGCGGTGGCGTACTGGGTCTTCAATCTGGACATCCAGGGAAGTCCAGGGCTGGTGGTGATGATTGCGGTGATCAACGCGGTGCTCGGAGTCGCCCTGGGGTTGCTCTGCTCCGCCTTTGCCCGCACGGAATTCCAGGCGGTGCAGTTCATGCCGGTAGTGGTGGTGCCGCAGATACTGCTGTGCGGGTTGTTTGTGGCGAGGGATGACATGAACCCCGTCCTGGACGCCATCTCCGGGGTCCTCCCGTTGACCTTTTCCGTTGACGCCTTGAAGGAGATCGCCGGAAACGCCACTGCCACCGAGGTTCTATGGCAGGACACCCTGATCATGGGCGGAATCGTTCTGGTGGTGTTGGTGCTTGGTTCCCTGACGCTGCGGCGGCAGACCCGGTGA
- a CDS encoding ABC transporter ATP-binding protein has product MPQSASAIEAVGLHVTRARSPILRGLDFTVESGEITGLLGPSGSGKTTLMRAIVGVQRITSGTVKVFGQLAGSTALRHDVGYVTQGASVYGDLSVEANVRYFGAMHGATTADVTEAIDAVGLQAFAKRKATDLSGGQFSRVSLACALVSHPRLLVLDEPTVGLDPVLRAELWDRFAAMARSGTTLLVSSHVMEEASHCSSLLLLRNGQLMAHLTPAELAERGRSRDLERAFLNIITAEATAAPGQNPTPTGVAS; this is encoded by the coding sequence ATGCCCCAATCCGCATCTGCCATCGAGGCCGTGGGCCTTCATGTCACACGCGCCCGGTCGCCCATCCTCCGGGGCCTCGACTTCACGGTGGAATCCGGGGAAATCACCGGACTCCTGGGCCCTTCAGGGAGCGGCAAGACCACCTTGATGCGTGCCATCGTGGGGGTTCAACGCATCACCAGCGGCACCGTCAAGGTCTTCGGACAGCTCGCCGGGAGCACCGCCCTCAGGCACGACGTCGGATACGTCACCCAGGGCGCCAGTGTCTACGGTGACCTCAGCGTTGAGGCGAACGTCCGGTACTTCGGCGCCATGCACGGCGCGACGACGGCCGACGTCACCGAGGCGATTGACGCCGTCGGACTCCAAGCGTTCGCCAAGCGGAAAGCAACAGACCTTTCCGGTGGGCAGTTCAGCCGCGTATCGCTGGCCTGCGCACTCGTCTCGCATCCCCGCCTATTGGTGCTGGATGAACCAACAGTGGGCCTGGATCCGGTACTCCGGGCAGAACTGTGGGACCGGTTTGCTGCCATGGCCCGCAGCGGAACAACCCTGCTGGTATCGAGCCATGTCATGGAGGAGGCGTCCCACTGTTCGTCGCTGTTGCTCCTCCGGAACGGACAGCTGATGGCCCACCTCACCCCGGCGGAATTGGCCGAACGTGGCCGCAGCCGGGATCTGGAGCGCGCCTTCCTGAACATCATCACCGCGGAAGCCACTGCCGCTCCTGGCCAAAACCCGACACCGACAGGGGTGGCATCATGA
- a CDS encoding proline--tRNA ligase, with amino-acid sequence MVLRLSQLFLRTLREDPVDAEVASHKLLVRAGYIRRAAPGIYTWLPLGLSVLRKVEEIIRQEMSAIGAQEVHFPALLPREPYEATNRWTEYGEGLFRLQDRKGADYLLAPTHEEMFTLLVKDLYSSYKDLPLSLYQIQNKYRDEARPRAGLLRGREFIMKDSYSFDVDDAGLDASYAAHRAAYLKIFERLGLEVVPVAATAGAMGGSKSEEFLFPTEIGEDTFVRSAGGYYANVEAVTTVVPDEIDFANAPAARVLDTPNTPTIDTLVEAANQMAPRSDSDGGAWTAADTLKNVVLAVTLPTGERQIVVIGVPGDRAVDLKRVEANIGSFLPIAGEIGLEAANEEDLKKLPWLVKGYIGPGLSLEEPVLGLEASSKVLFLVDPRVVSGTSWVTGANADGKHVFGLVAGRDFAWDGVIESTEVRAGDPAPDGSGPLETARGIEMGHIFQLGRKYAEALDLKVLDQNGKQQVVTMGSYGVGVTRAVAALAEANHDDKGLVWPRSVAPADVHVVAVGRGEEIFDTAERLSQELEAAGLDVIYDDRPKVSPGVKFGDAELVGVPTILAVGRGLVDGVVEIKDRRSSEAENIAVDKAVDYVVNAVRNR; translated from the coding sequence GTGGTCCTTCGTCTTTCCCAGTTATTCCTGCGCACCTTGCGTGAAGATCCCGTCGACGCCGAGGTCGCCAGCCACAAACTCCTGGTCCGCGCCGGCTACATCCGCCGCGCGGCGCCCGGCATCTACACCTGGCTCCCGTTGGGCCTGAGCGTGTTGCGCAAGGTCGAGGAAATCATCCGCCAGGAAATGTCCGCGATCGGTGCCCAGGAAGTGCACTTCCCTGCGCTCCTGCCGCGTGAACCGTATGAGGCCACCAACCGCTGGACCGAATACGGCGAGGGCCTTTTCCGGCTCCAGGACCGCAAGGGCGCGGACTACCTCCTTGCACCCACGCACGAGGAAATGTTCACGCTCCTGGTGAAGGACCTGTACTCCTCCTACAAAGACCTGCCCCTGAGCCTGTACCAGATCCAGAACAAGTACCGCGACGAGGCCCGTCCCCGCGCCGGCCTCCTCCGTGGCCGCGAGTTCATCATGAAGGATTCCTACTCCTTCGACGTTGATGACGCCGGTTTGGACGCCAGCTATGCCGCCCACCGCGCCGCTTACCTGAAGATCTTCGAGCGCCTGGGCCTTGAGGTTGTTCCCGTGGCTGCCACGGCGGGCGCCATGGGCGGTTCGAAGAGCGAGGAATTCCTGTTCCCCACCGAGATCGGCGAGGACACCTTTGTTCGCTCCGCCGGCGGGTACTACGCCAACGTTGAAGCGGTCACCACGGTTGTCCCCGATGAGATTGACTTTGCCAATGCCCCGGCGGCCCGCGTTCTGGACACGCCCAACACTCCCACCATCGATACTTTGGTGGAGGCTGCCAACCAGATGGCTCCCCGCAGCGATTCCGACGGCGGCGCATGGACTGCCGCTGACACGCTCAAGAATGTGGTCCTCGCGGTGACGCTTCCCACGGGTGAGCGCCAGATTGTGGTCATCGGTGTTCCCGGGGACCGCGCTGTGGACCTCAAGCGTGTTGAAGCCAACATCGGTTCCTTCCTGCCCATTGCCGGTGAGATCGGCCTGGAAGCAGCCAATGAAGAGGACCTCAAGAAGCTGCCATGGCTGGTCAAGGGCTACATCGGTCCGGGACTGTCCCTGGAGGAGCCCGTCCTGGGCCTCGAAGCATCGTCCAAGGTGTTGTTCCTGGTTGACCCGCGGGTGGTCTCCGGTACCAGCTGGGTCACCGGCGCGAACGCCGATGGCAAGCACGTCTTCGGCCTGGTTGCCGGGCGCGACTTCGCTTGGGACGGTGTCATTGAAAGCACGGAGGTCCGTGCAGGTGACCCCGCCCCGGATGGCTCCGGTCCTCTGGAGACCGCACGCGGCATCGAAATGGGACACATCTTCCAACTTGGACGCAAGTACGCCGAGGCCCTGGACCTCAAGGTCCTGGACCAGAACGGCAAGCAGCAAGTTGTCACCATGGGTTCCTACGGTGTGGGCGTCACCCGGGCCGTCGCCGCGTTGGCGGAGGCAAACCATGATGACAAGGGCTTGGTGTGGCCGCGCTCCGTGGCGCCGGCAGATGTCCACGTAGTGGCCGTTGGCAGGGGCGAGGAGATTTTCGACACCGCCGAGCGGCTCTCCCAAGAGCTCGAGGCGGCCGGGCTGGACGTCATTTACGATGACCGTCCCAAGGTTTCCCCGGGCGTCAAGTTCGGCGACGCCGAGCTTGTGGGCGTCCCCACCATCCTGGCCGTAGGCCGCGGCTTGGTGGACGGCGTGGTGGAAATCAAGGACCGTCGCTCGTCGGAAGCGGAAAACATCGCCGTGGACAAGGCCGTGGACTACGTGGTCAACGCCGTACGCAACCGGTGA
- a CDS encoding sulfite exporter TauE/SafE family protein yields the protein MISGFESIQLTTLILIVVAGFAAGWVDAVVGGGGLIQLPALLLVPGITPVQALATNKMGSIFGTTTSTVTYYRRVGPDLKTAVPMAVIALAGSFGGAILAASLPASVFKPIIVLALIAVAIFTALRPSAGELTALRHSGHKHYVVACAIGAVIGFYDGLIGPGTGSFLVIALVSAMGYAFLEASAKAKIVNMATNAGALMFFLPHGSLLWGVGLVLGIANMAGGYLGARTAVSKGSRFVRIVFLIVVAALIVKLGIDVWNDNFAPKGN from the coding sequence GTGATTTCAGGCTTCGAATCGATCCAGCTCACCACACTCATTTTGATTGTGGTGGCTGGATTCGCAGCCGGTTGGGTTGACGCAGTGGTGGGAGGCGGGGGGCTGATTCAGCTTCCTGCCTTGCTGCTGGTTCCCGGAATCACACCGGTCCAGGCCCTGGCCACCAACAAGATGGGATCCATCTTCGGGACCACCACCAGCACGGTGACGTATTACCGCCGGGTGGGTCCCGACCTGAAGACCGCAGTACCCATGGCTGTCATTGCCTTGGCCGGCAGCTTCGGCGGCGCAATCCTGGCTGCGTCCCTGCCGGCCAGTGTCTTCAAACCGATCATTGTGCTGGCCCTGATCGCGGTGGCCATCTTTACCGCACTAAGGCCCAGCGCCGGTGAGCTGACGGCTCTCCGTCATTCGGGCCACAAGCATTACGTTGTTGCCTGCGCCATTGGCGCCGTCATTGGTTTTTACGATGGCTTGATCGGGCCCGGCACAGGATCATTCCTGGTCATCGCTTTGGTGTCCGCCATGGGCTACGCCTTCCTGGAAGCCAGCGCCAAGGCAAAGATCGTCAACATGGCCACCAATGCAGGGGCGCTGATGTTTTTCCTCCCGCACGGCTCCCTCTTGTGGGGCGTGGGGCTGGTCCTGGGCATCGCCAACATGGCCGGCGGCTACCTTGGCGCCCGCACCGCCGTCTCCAAGGGAAGCCGTTTCGTGCGTATCGTTTTCCTGATCGTGGTGGCAGCGCTGATCGTCAAGCTCGGCATTGACGTGTGGAACGATAACTTCGCCCCCAAGGGCAACTAA
- a CDS encoding aminoglycoside phosphotransferase family protein, whose protein sequence is MTSHAIIPIPAALHKRYNRDSAGRDWLASLPGLMAAAAERWDVTVDLLPGEEPWHGHGALVIPVLHAGHPAALKIAYPHDQALLERQALTLWDGHGAVRLIAADASDCSLLLERLDPDTSLQEASLENARDIWGGIVRELSITPDDRSEWRGLDHVAATAERWSDELPAEWERLGQPFPRWLLEAALEVCQTRGAVGRRSGKDVLVHTDLHFMNILAAGDKSPRHSPYVAIDPQPQVGEAEFAVAPILWNRIADLPPGNPAEALRERCSDFSCAAGLDPEVARQWSIAREVENALSFTAEARTGDRHRSLWVASTLAGRTLEGLPSAHDLPGPGESD, encoded by the coding sequence GTGACCAGCCATGCGATCATCCCTATTCCGGCCGCCCTGCACAAACGGTACAACCGTGATTCTGCAGGGCGCGACTGGCTGGCAAGCCTGCCTGGGCTGATGGCGGCGGCAGCTGAGCGCTGGGACGTGACCGTGGACCTGCTCCCCGGGGAAGAACCGTGGCATGGCCATGGGGCACTGGTGATTCCGGTCCTGCACGCAGGACACCCCGCTGCCCTCAAGATCGCATACCCCCACGACCAAGCCCTGCTGGAGCGCCAGGCGCTCACCCTGTGGGACGGGCACGGAGCCGTGCGCCTGATTGCGGCAGATGCCTCGGATTGTTCGTTGCTGCTGGAACGTTTGGACCCTGACACCTCGCTGCAGGAAGCGTCCCTGGAGAACGCGCGCGACATCTGGGGCGGCATTGTCCGTGAGCTCTCCATCACGCCGGATGACCGATCCGAATGGCGGGGACTGGACCACGTAGCGGCCACAGCGGAGCGCTGGAGCGATGAGTTGCCCGCGGAGTGGGAACGTTTGGGACAGCCTTTCCCGCGGTGGCTCCTGGAGGCGGCACTTGAGGTCTGCCAGACCCGGGGGGCGGTGGGACGCCGCTCCGGCAAAGACGTACTGGTCCATACGGACCTGCACTTCATGAACATCCTCGCGGCCGGCGATAAGTCACCCAGGCACAGCCCCTATGTGGCAATCGACCCGCAGCCCCAAGTGGGTGAAGCCGAGTTCGCCGTGGCGCCGATCTTGTGGAACCGCATCGCGGACCTTCCACCCGGCAACCCCGCGGAGGCGCTGCGGGAGCGTTGCTCCGACTTCAGCTGCGCTGCCGGCCTTGATCCGGAGGTGGCGCGCCAATGGAGCATCGCCCGGGAAGTGGAGAACGCACTCTCCTTCACGGCGGAGGCGCGCACGGGCGATCGACACCGTTCATTGTGGGTGGCCAGCACCCTGGCCGGTCGGACCCTGGAGGGTCTTCCCAGTGCTCACGATTTACCCGGTCCCGGTGAATCGGACTGA
- a CDS encoding VIT1/CCC1 transporter family protein, with translation MASTEPATLHDNEPHRDDLAQRLNWLRAGVLGANDGIVSVAAIVVGVAGATTSTGSILAAGTAGLVGGAISMALGEYVSVSSQSDTQRALIEKERLELAEQPEEELDELTAIYESKGLSPATARAVAEELTEHDALAAHLSAELNIHENDIVSPWNAALASAVAFTLGAILPMLAILLPPADMRVPLTFAAVLVALAITGALGAWIGGAPRLRAAVRVVIGGALALAATFTIGTLLGASGVF, from the coding sequence ATGGCCTCCACAGAACCTGCCACACTGCATGACAACGAGCCGCACCGCGATGACTTGGCCCAGCGCCTCAACTGGTTGCGGGCGGGCGTCCTGGGCGCCAACGACGGGATAGTCTCCGTCGCCGCGATCGTGGTGGGTGTAGCCGGCGCCACCACAAGTACCGGCAGCATCCTTGCCGCAGGCACCGCCGGGTTGGTCGGCGGTGCCATCTCCATGGCCCTGGGCGAGTACGTGTCCGTCAGCAGCCAGAGCGACACCCAGCGCGCGCTGATCGAAAAAGAGCGACTCGAACTCGCTGAGCAGCCCGAGGAGGAACTGGACGAGCTGACGGCCATCTACGAGTCCAAGGGACTGAGTCCCGCAACAGCCCGGGCCGTGGCGGAGGAACTGACGGAGCACGATGCACTGGCCGCACATCTTTCCGCCGAACTGAACATCCACGAGAACGACATCGTCAGCCCTTGGAACGCTGCGTTGGCATCCGCAGTGGCCTTCACCCTTGGCGCAATCCTGCCCATGCTGGCCATTCTTCTGCCCCCGGCGGACATGAGGGTTCCGCTGACCTTCGCCGCGGTGTTGGTGGCTCTGGCAATCACCGGAGCCTTGGGAGCATGGATAGGCGGCGCGCCCAGGCTCCGCGCTGCCGTCCGTGTGGTCATAGGCGGAGCCCTGGCGTTGGCTGCAACCTTCACCATCGGGACGCTTTTGGGCGCCAGCGGCGTTTTCTAG
- a CDS encoding DUF4439 domain-containing protein: MNEDRSKKRGFPPAGRLVLVMIVALLVAGTGMILIPRDSGNPAPVPFSEMAREAALHDALSLRETAAGLAGAAPKAPEGATVDDAVTLLTTHARALLDPAGSPAPSPSLPASSASPPATESPTTRSTFASSLAASARQRLADAREADGGMARLLAAIGTSQLMESERLAAAWKVTLPDPPASGKGTTGAAAWTCPSGSASPSPISDAGSDARADSRSGDASLAAVVRSQQEAVYAYQVAMKRLDGPQSAQAAKNLQSHQSLLRQAEDLARAACADSPASEPGYRLPQEFTANPAGSLAAVEAAALPVFGDAVAFSSGTSRQWAMDGLLSAARRTVQWGGTLPAFPGMNLDAGSLPPLPAAGTATPQATTAG; encoded by the coding sequence GTGAACGAGGACAGAAGCAAAAAACGGGGCTTTCCACCGGCGGGCCGCCTGGTCCTCGTGATGATCGTGGCGTTGCTGGTGGCGGGCACCGGAATGATCCTGATTCCGCGTGATTCCGGGAATCCAGCGCCGGTCCCCTTCTCCGAAATGGCCCGCGAAGCGGCCCTGCATGACGCGCTGAGCCTTCGGGAAACTGCAGCCGGACTTGCAGGGGCCGCTCCAAAAGCTCCGGAAGGCGCCACCGTGGATGACGCTGTGACATTGCTGACAACCCATGCCAGGGCCCTCCTTGATCCGGCTGGTTCCCCGGCGCCCTCCCCCTCGCTCCCGGCGTCTTCCGCTTCACCCCCGGCAACGGAATCCCCCACCACCCGGTCCACGTTCGCGTCCTCGCTCGCGGCCAGCGCCCGGCAGCGCCTGGCCGATGCCCGCGAAGCCGACGGCGGGATGGCCCGCCTGCTCGCTGCGATTGGAACCTCGCAGCTGATGGAGTCGGAAAGGCTCGCTGCGGCGTGGAAGGTAACGCTGCCCGACCCTCCAGCCTCCGGCAAGGGTACAACAGGCGCCGCTGCCTGGACCTGCCCATCCGGCAGCGCCTCCCCCTCCCCCATATCCGATGCCGGTTCCGATGCACGTGCCGATTCACGTTCCGGCGACGCATCGCTGGCTGCCGTTGTGCGTTCCCAACAGGAAGCCGTATACGCGTACCAAGTGGCCATGAAACGCCTGGATGGTCCGCAGTCGGCCCAGGCCGCAAAGAACCTGCAGTCCCACCAGAGCCTGCTGCGCCAGGCAGAGGACCTGGCACGGGCCGCCTGCGCAGACTCCCCTGCGAGCGAGCCAGGCTACCGGCTGCCTCAGGAGTTCACCGCCAACCCCGCAGGTTCGCTGGCCGCCGTCGAGGCCGCCGCCCTGCCCGTTTTTGGTGATGCCGTTGCATTCTCTTCCGGTACATCACGCCAGTGGGCCATGGACGGCTTGCTGTCAGCGGCCCGGCGAACCGTGCAGTGGGGCGGAACACTGCCTGCCTTCCCGGGGATGAATCTCGACGCCGGTTCCTTGCCACCGCTGCCGGCTGCCGGTACCGCAACACCCCAGGCAACCACAGCCGGATAG
- the rimP gene encoding ribosome maturation factor RimP, whose amino-acid sequence MSDSEATTSPDSSESNPTSTIHNPEESRLKALLEPAVLASRLYLEDVSIHVAGSHRVVHVVVDLPQEETGGVSLDAIADVSRGLSDILDNDPKDDGRPYDLEVSSPGVSRPLTEPRHWHRARGRMARVNIIQGDNLLGRIASVGDDAVTLIPEHEVKKGMKPKQGDPITIPFDRIRQGKVEIEFSHLHEAALEDEHNGPSEEA is encoded by the coding sequence GTGAGTGACTCGGAAGCCACGACTTCACCGGACAGTTCTGAATCGAACCCAACGTCCACCATCCACAACCCGGAAGAGAGCAGGCTCAAGGCGCTGCTTGAACCGGCCGTCCTCGCCAGCAGGCTCTACCTGGAGGATGTTTCCATCCACGTAGCGGGTTCCCATCGCGTCGTCCACGTCGTAGTGGACCTGCCGCAGGAAGAAACAGGCGGTGTCAGCCTTGACGCCATCGCAGACGTTTCACGCGGCCTGTCCGATATTCTTGACAACGACCCCAAAGACGACGGCAGGCCGTACGACCTCGAGGTTTCGTCCCCGGGAGTCAGCCGTCCGCTGACCGAGCCCCGTCACTGGCACCGCGCGCGGGGCCGCATGGCCAGGGTCAACATCATCCAGGGTGACAACCTCCTGGGCCGTATTGCCTCCGTGGGGGATGACGCCGTGACGCTGATCCCCGAGCACGAGGTCAAGAAGGGCATGAAGCCCAAGCAGGGTGATCCCATCACCATTCCTTTCGACAGGATCCGCCAAGGAAAAGTCGAGATTGAATTCAGCCACCTCCACGAGGCTGCGCTGGAAGACGAGCACAACGGACCTTCCGAGGAGGCCTAA